From the Limosilactobacillus panis genome, one window contains:
- a CDS encoding DUF1273 domain-containing protein, with protein sequence MRRLWVTGYRSYELNTFKDDDPKVLVVKRVLTARLKSYLDESSDEFWLITGPQLGTEQWAAECALDLRKDYHQLKVAIMLPFADFAGKWNAANQAKLATLRERVNFSKEVTTKPYESPEQLRLYQQFMITHTDRMLMVYDPDHPGKPKYDYRLAQKYGESQDYPLDLIDFDELQEAALEWGEQEREKKLAEKGY encoded by the coding sequence ATGCGCCGCTTGTGGGTAACCGGCTACCGTAGTTACGAGCTCAACACTTTCAAAGACGATGACCCTAAGGTTTTGGTAGTCAAACGGGTCCTAACTGCCCGGCTAAAAAGCTACTTAGATGAAAGCTCGGACGAATTTTGGCTGATCACCGGGCCCCAGCTGGGGACGGAGCAGTGGGCAGCAGAGTGTGCTCTGGACTTGCGGAAGGACTACCACCAGCTCAAGGTGGCCATTATGTTGCCGTTTGCTGACTTCGCTGGTAAGTGGAACGCCGCCAACCAGGCTAAGCTGGCCACCCTCCGCGAACGGGTTAACTTCTCTAAGGAGGTCACCACAAAACCGTATGAGTCACCGGAGCAACTCCGCCTGTACCAGCAATTCATGATTACCCATACCGACCGGATGCTGATGGTGTATGACCCTGACCACCCGGGGAAGCCTAAGTACGATTACCGCTTAGCGCAGAAGTATGGCGAAAGTCAAGACTACCCCCTGGACCTAATTGACTTTGATGAGCTTCAGGAAGCGGCCCTTGAATGGGGTGAGCAGGAACGTGAAAAGAAACTGGCGGAGAAGGGGTACTAA
- the recU gene encoding Holliday junction resolvase RecU: MTIHYPNGQHPHQSYHAQRDLPTPHQSIYAKRGMSLEDEINHSNQYYLSRHIAVIHKKPTPIQLVKVDYPKRSAAVIREAYFRRPSTTDYNGVYKGYYIDFDAKETRNKQSFPLKNFHPHQIHHMRECVKQGGICFAFIKFTELDLVYLLPASILFQYWDEQASGSRKSILLTDIQKAGFQIGYQLNPRLPYLKAVDQIIAAKNKGVYHVE, from the coding sequence TTGACTATTCACTATCCCAATGGCCAGCATCCCCATCAATCATATCACGCCCAGCGGGATTTACCGACCCCCCACCAGTCAATTTATGCCAAGCGGGGGATGTCGCTCGAGGATGAAATCAACCATAGTAATCAGTACTACTTGAGTCGTCACATTGCAGTTATTCATAAAAAGCCGACGCCCATTCAGCTAGTCAAAGTCGACTACCCGAAGCGGAGTGCGGCGGTTATTCGGGAGGCCTACTTCAGGCGCCCATCGACGACCGATTACAATGGTGTCTACAAGGGGTATTACATCGATTTCGATGCCAAGGAGACCCGCAATAAGCAGTCCTTTCCTTTGAAGAACTTTCATCCTCACCAGATTCATCATATGCGTGAGTGTGTTAAGCAGGGCGGAATTTGTTTTGCCTTTATTAAGTTCACGGAGCTTGACCTCGTCTACTTACTGCCGGCAAGCATTCTCTTCCAGTACTGGGATGAACAGGCCAGTGGCAGTCGGAAATCAATCCTGCTGACCGACATTCAAAAGGCGGGCTTTCAAATTGGCTACCAGTTGAACCCCCGCCTACCATATCTCAAAGCAGTCGATCAGATAATCGCTGCGAAGAACAAAGGAGTCTATCATGTCGAATAA
- a CDS encoding PBP1A family penicillin-binding protein: MSNNDQPTRGDRHQPSQEDFDDERSGGLIKKILLWVAGIIVLLIVAGAALFFYYASSAPKISESELASQNGTTIYDDQNRVISRLGLQKREYAKDGQVPATLKHAVVSIEDRRFYKHHGIDPIRIMGAATSNIFGHSDGMQGGSTLTQQLVKLSVFSTAASDRTFKRKAQEAWLAINVERHFSKNQILDFYINKVYMGNGVYGMQTAAQYYYGKNLDELSLSQLALLAGMPQSPTYYNPLSTNTQAATQRRNEVLNAMVRSKYITQSQADNAAKDSITADLDPHHGNTSGGDVNVNEKVVDPYVKQVLADLEAKGYNPYNDGLQVHTNLDLDAQKKLYDLANNTVSFQSPQMQAGVAVTDPHNGQIVAMLGGRHTGKVIYGLNRAVQTNRSSGSTAKPLMDYGPAIEYLQWPTFKSVSDTKFYYPGTNIALHDFDNKYKGTMTMRAALVQSRNVPAIRTLQQVGIKRATTFLKGLGISQKKPYTLQSGIALYISPLQVSAAYAAFANGGIYHKPFYISSITTQDGAVKHYSSTGHRAMNKATAYMMTDMLKGVFTNSQGSATAARLDGVNQAGKTGTTNYPGGSGKSGVMDSWMAGYTKNYSIAVWTGYDHPMSESPIAESSTTDAQILYRDLMQYLDSQNHASDWKMPDTVEAVRVNGKRQLVIKDSKWALQYAAIDDDSGSSDDDDSSRSSSDRSGSSSIDSIVTSRSVFSNEDQDGNNRNQNTTANSNSSNGNSGNNNTNSNAGKSGNTNGGGAQQPAANPQAADARYPKIK; the protein is encoded by the coding sequence ATGTCGAATAATGATCAACCGACCCGTGGCGACCGGCATCAACCGAGTCAAGAAGATTTTGATGACGAGCGTAGCGGGGGCTTAATCAAGAAGATCCTGTTATGGGTGGCCGGGATAATCGTCTTACTGATTGTCGCCGGTGCGGCCCTCTTCTTCTACTATGCTTCTAGTGCCCCAAAAATCAGCGAGAGTGAACTGGCTAGTCAAAACGGGACCACGATTTATGATGACCAAAACCGGGTTATCTCCCGCCTTGGTCTGCAAAAACGGGAATACGCCAAAGATGGTCAGGTTCCAGCAACGTTGAAGCACGCCGTGGTTTCTATTGAAGACCGGCGCTTCTACAAACACCACGGGATTGACCCGATTCGGATCATGGGAGCGGCCACTTCAAACATCTTTGGTCACTCCGACGGAATGCAAGGAGGAAGTACCTTAACCCAACAACTGGTTAAACTTTCCGTATTCTCCACTGCGGCCTCGGACCGGACCTTCAAGCGGAAGGCCCAGGAAGCCTGGCTGGCAATCAACGTTGAGCGCCACTTTAGTAAGAACCAGATCCTCGATTTCTACATTAATAAGGTTTACATGGGTAACGGGGTCTACGGTATGCAAACGGCGGCTCAATATTACTATGGTAAGAACCTGGACGAGCTGAGCCTGTCTCAGCTGGCCCTGCTTGCCGGGATGCCGCAGTCACCAACCTACTATAACCCGTTGTCGACCAACACCCAGGCGGCGACCCAACGGCGAAACGAAGTCCTAAACGCAATGGTGCGGAGTAAGTACATTACCCAATCGCAGGCCGACAACGCGGCTAAGGACAGCATCACCGCTGACCTGGACCCCCACCATGGAAACACTTCCGGCGGGGACGTTAACGTTAACGAAAAGGTTGTTGACCCTTACGTCAAACAGGTCCTGGCTGACCTAGAAGCCAAGGGTTACAACCCGTACAACGATGGTTTACAGGTCCACACCAACCTTGATCTGGATGCCCAGAAAAAGCTATACGACCTGGCCAACAACACGGTCTCCTTCCAGAGTCCCCAAATGCAGGCCGGGGTGGCCGTTACCGACCCCCACAATGGTCAGATTGTTGCCATGCTTGGTGGCCGTCACACTGGTAAGGTTATTTACGGCCTTAACCGGGCGGTCCAAACTAACCGGAGTTCCGGTTCGACTGCCAAGCCATTAATGGACTACGGTCCGGCAATCGAATACCTGCAGTGGCCAACCTTCAAGTCCGTCTCAGATACCAAGTTCTACTACCCTGGCACCAACATTGCCCTGCATGACTTTGATAACAAGTACAAGGGAACGATGACGATGCGGGCTGCCCTCGTGCAATCACGGAACGTCCCGGCTATCCGGACCCTGCAACAAGTCGGGATCAAACGGGCAACGACCTTCTTAAAGGGTCTCGGCATCTCCCAAAAGAAACCGTACACCCTGCAAAGTGGGATTGCCCTGTACATTTCACCACTTCAGGTTTCCGCTGCTTACGCGGCCTTCGCTAACGGTGGGATTTACCACAAGCCGTTCTACATTTCATCAATCACCACCCAGGATGGCGCGGTCAAGCATTACAGTTCCACCGGCCACCGGGCAATGAACAAGGCAACGGCCTACATGATGACCGACATGCTCAAGGGGGTCTTCACTAACTCCCAAGGAAGTGCCACGGCTGCTCGTTTGGACGGGGTCAACCAGGCCGGGAAGACCGGGACAACGAACTACCCAGGTGGTAGCGGCAAATCCGGTGTCATGGACTCCTGGATGGCGGGTTACACCAAGAACTACTCGATTGCCGTCTGGACTGGTTATGACCACCCAATGTCGGAAAGCCCAATTGCTGAATCCTCAACAACCGATGCCCAGATTCTTTACAGGGACCTGATGCAATACCTTGATAGTCAAAACCATGCTAGTGACTGGAAGATGCCAGATACGGTTGAAGCGGTCCGGGTAAATGGTAAACGGCAGCTAGTGATCAAGGACTCTAAGTGGGCCCTCCAATACGCTGCAATCGATGATGATAGCGGAAGCAGTGATGACGACGACAGCAGTCGCAGCAGTAGCGACCGCAGTGGTTCATCATCCATTGATTCGATTGTTACTTCGCGTTCCGTCTTTAGCAATGAAGACCAGGATGGTAACAACCGGAACCAGAATACAACCGCTAATAGTAACTCAAGCAATGGCAACAGTGGCAACAACAATACCAACAGCAATGCTGGTAAAAGTGGTAATACTAATGGCGGTGGTGCCCAACAGCCAGCCGCTAATCCACAGGCTGCAGACGCTCGTTATCCGAAGATTAAATAA
- a CDS encoding DMT family transporter: MEHKSSHAVMKGMGWAGLASVMWGISGTTLQLISQNLAIPATWMLSTRTLITGFILLVLSFIIYGRKTFNVFKSRDTAISVVTYAIFGLMLNLLTFYFAVQTGNASAATILQYLSPLFIVLGNIFIMRQRPFRSDIIAFVLALIGVVMCITRGNLTSLALPFISVLWGLGSGITAAFYVVLPRRASAKNPPLVVLGWGTMIAGALFNLYRPMWVNPPHISTTLVLSVGTVILFGTILPFGLLLHAINFAPSDVISIMDALQPIVTSVLSVIFFHLHLNWVEITGIVIVLVAIYILQDGRRRKEI, encoded by the coding sequence ATGGAGCACAAGTCATCACATGCGGTCATGAAGGGGATGGGCTGGGCCGGACTAGCCTCAGTAATGTGGGGGATTTCGGGGACCACCCTCCAGCTGATCTCCCAAAACTTGGCCATCCCAGCAACCTGGATGTTGTCGACCCGGACCTTGATCACCGGGTTTATCCTTCTGGTCCTGAGTTTTATTATTTACGGCCGGAAGACCTTTAACGTCTTCAAGTCACGGGATACGGCCATCTCGGTGGTAACCTATGCCATCTTTGGGTTAATGCTGAACTTACTGACATTCTACTTTGCGGTTCAGACTGGGAATGCTTCGGCGGCCACAATTCTTCAGTACCTTTCACCACTGTTCATCGTCTTGGGGAACATCTTTATCATGCGGCAGCGGCCCTTCCGAAGTGACATCATCGCCTTCGTCCTAGCGTTGATTGGGGTGGTAATGTGCATCACTCGGGGAAACCTGACGTCGCTAGCCTTGCCGTTTATTTCGGTTCTTTGGGGCCTGGGGTCCGGGATTACGGCAGCCTTCTACGTTGTCTTACCCCGGCGGGCATCAGCGAAGAATCCGCCCCTGGTGGTTCTCGGTTGGGGGACCATGATTGCGGGGGCCCTCTTTAACCTCTACCGGCCAATGTGGGTCAACCCGCCGCACATTTCCACGACCCTGGTCCTGTCAGTAGGGACCGTGATCCTCTTCGGGACGATCCTGCCATTTGGCCTGCTTTTGCACGCAATTAACTTTGCCCCATCCGACGTGATCAGTATTATGGATGCCCTCCAGCCAATCGTTACGTCAGTTTTGAGCGTAATCTTCTTCCACCTTCATTTGAACTGGGTAGAGATCACCGGGATTGTCATCGTGTTGGTTGCCATCTACATCCTGCAAGATGGACGGCGGCGTAAAGAAATTTAA
- a CDS encoding DnaD domain-containing protein, giving the protein MAENSLQRYLQAGETSVSNILLRHYKEIGLTTSQLVLYLQFKSYQDRGNASPDIRQIAKNLATSEVQVFDQLHQMVMSGLVDQQMRKTNDGKEEAAYDFTPLINRLAVFDDQQATQHVETTAANSRMKTFNSLEAEFGRPLSSMEMQIVNDWLDKDGYSTEMIKLALKQAVLNSALSLNYMERILQSWDRQGLRTRHDIEQHERQFEQRRGQQESATSNKRQRKKGPKIPIYKLGE; this is encoded by the coding sequence ATGGCAGAAAATTCTCTGCAGCGGTATTTACAAGCGGGGGAGACCTCGGTGAGCAACATCCTGCTTCGCCACTATAAGGAAATTGGCCTGACCACGTCCCAGCTGGTCCTCTATTTACAGTTTAAGTCCTACCAGGACCGCGGCAATGCGAGTCCAGATATCCGGCAGATCGCCAAGAACCTGGCAACTTCCGAAGTCCAGGTGTTTGACCAGCTCCACCAGATGGTTATGAGCGGCCTGGTTGACCAGCAGATGCGCAAGACAAACGACGGTAAGGAAGAAGCGGCCTACGACTTTACACCGCTGATTAACCGTCTGGCCGTCTTTGATGACCAACAGGCTACCCAACATGTCGAGACGACGGCGGCAAATAGCCGGATGAAAACCTTCAACTCGCTGGAGGCCGAATTTGGTCGGCCACTTTCTTCGATGGAGATGCAAATCGTCAACGACTGGTTGGATAAAGACGGCTATTCGACCGAGATGATCAAGTTGGCCCTAAAGCAGGCGGTCTTGAATAGCGCCCTAAGCCTGAACTACATGGAACGGATCTTGCAGAGTTGGGACCGCCAGGGTTTAAGAACCCGCCATGATATCGAGCAACACGAGCGTCAGTTTGAGCAGCGGCGGGGGCAGCAGGAAAGCGCCACCAGCAACAAGCGCCAGCGAAAGAAGGGGCCCAAGATCCCAATCTACAAGTTGGGCGAATAG
- a CDS encoding DUF5590 domain-containing protein — translation MQSRREVQRAHDRGSALRTLRNIIIAILLVLLLGWSIFAVSNQPRAEAKRQATQMAEKYAHLQHPQHFYIYNRESTFYTVTGKNRSGQPIMVIVPQKGGNIRVLKQNAGLSAQQVRAMTSRNRRPAEILKVAPGVFNDKTVWEVTYRNKKGNLCYDLINFKTGHYVQEINNL, via the coding sequence ATGCAAAGTCGGCGCGAAGTTCAACGGGCCCATGATCGTGGATCGGCCCTGCGAACGCTTCGAAACATTATCATTGCCATTTTGCTGGTCCTCCTGCTCGGCTGGAGCATTTTTGCAGTTAGCAACCAGCCGCGGGCAGAGGCCAAGCGGCAGGCAACCCAGATGGCTGAAAAGTATGCCCACTTGCAGCATCCACAGCACTTTTACATCTATAACCGGGAAAGCACCTTTTACACGGTTACCGGAAAGAACCGGAGTGGTCAACCCATTATGGTGATTGTCCCGCAAAAGGGTGGCAATATCCGGGTCCTGAAGCAAAACGCGGGGCTCTCTGCCCAGCAGGTTCGGGCAATGACCAGCCGCAACCGACGCCCAGCAGAAATTTTGAAAGTGGCACCCGGGGTGTTTAATGATAAGACCGTCTGGGAAGTTACCTACCGTAATAAGAAGGGTAACCTATGCTATGACCTGATCAACTTTAAGACTGGTCATTACGTTCAAGAAATTAATAATTTGTAG